GCGCGCAGGCTGCACTAGCGGACAGTGGCATCGCCACCGGCGAGTGCGATCCGGCGACCCAGCAGTGTACGGTGACCGCCGGCACACCGGCTTCTCCGGGCCAAGGCGGCTCCTCGGGCAGTTCGAACGGCTCTGCGGGCGGATCGGGTTCGACCACGGGTTCTGGCGCCGTTCCCACGCCGACCGTGACGATCGTCAACGGCGCTTGTACCTATCAGGCGGATCCCGGTTACCAGCCGACGGCTGGCGTTACGCCCGGCAAGAAGCCGGGCGCGTGGTATCTGATGACGTGCCCGGATGCCATCAACTCGAATAACATCGCCACCACCACGACCCAGGTGGTGTGGGTGCCGAATGGCACGCTGCCGACTGCGCCTGCTCCTGCGGTGCTCGCCGCTGAGGCGCAGAAGGAGTTGAAGCTGGCGGTTCCGACCATCGAGTCGAGCCCAGCGCCTGGCAAGCCGCAACTGGTGTCGGTTCCGATGTGGAGTTGGGTGCCGGCCAGCCAGTTCGCCGCGAAGTCGGCGACCGCGTCGGTTCCGGGCGAGTCGGTGACCGCCACCGCGAAGCCGGTGTCGGTGACATGGTCCTGGGGCGATGGAACGAGCACGACCTGCTCCGGTCCAGGTACTCCGTACACGAGCTCTGATGCACCGAGCGCCGCCTCCCCGACGTGCGGGCACACCTACACCAAGGATTCCGGCACCGGGGATTACACGGTCAGCGCCACGATCACCTGGAACGTCACTTGGGCCGGCGGCGGCCAGAATGGCGCGTTCAACGGCATGACCACCACCGCGACCGAGGCCGTGCACGTGGAACAATCCCGCGCCCTGGTCACCGGCAGCTGACGCTCGCCCGGCTACGACATCCATTTCCCGAACCACGTGTAAGGCACCTTCATGGCTACACCCACCTCTTCTACCAGCCCGGCGCGTCTCGGGCGCGGCGGCAAGGGCCCCAAGCCGTCTGCTCCGGTACCAGGCGCATCGCGGCTTTCGGCCGCTCCGCGTAAGCGCACACGGCCGTTCCTGGCGATCGGATCGGTGCTCACTCTCGCCGGTGCGGGCGCGTTCGCAGTGGCCTACACGCACCTGGGCGGGCGCACATCTGTGATCGAGTTGCGCTCCGCGGTGATCGCGGGCCAGGTGATCAGCGTCAGTGATCTGCGCAGTGTGCAGGTGGCCGCGGACTCCTCGGTCCCGCTGATTCCGGTGGCCGACGCGGCCAAGGTGATCGGGCACCGTGCCGGGGTGAGCCTGCCGGCCGGCACGCTCCTGTCGGAGGCCGATCTCGGCGGAACCTCGGTCCCGGCGGCCGGGCAGGCGCTGGTCGCCCTCGAGGTCAAGCCTGGGTCCTATCCGTCCCAGGTGGCGCCTGGAGCGAGTGTGGCGGTAGCTCCCGTGACCGCTGCGGGCCAGAGCGCGAGCCCGGTGGAGGTGGCCAGCCTGCCGACCGCGACCGTGCTCTCGATCACGCCCGCGTCGAACTCGAGCGGCGATGTGGAGGTCTCGCTGCAGGCCTCGCCGTCCGCGGCCGGGCAGATCGCGCCGATCCCGGCGGACGGGGCCCAGCTGATCGTGCTTGCCGCAGGAGACCAGTGATGCTGATCGCTCTCGCGTCCCTCAAAGCCAGCCCCGGCGTGACGACGAGCGCGCTCGCGCTCGCGGCGATGTGGCCCGGTACCCAGCGCGTGCTGGTGATCGAAGCCGATCCGTCCGGAGGGGACCTCGCCGCGCGCTTCGGCCTGGATCCCGCGCCGGGCTTGGTCTCGCTCTCCGCCGTGGCACGCCGCGACCACTCCGTGAAGGTCGCCTTCGAACAGGCGCAGGAGCTTCCCGGTGGGCTGCCGGTGATCGCGGCACCGGCCGCGGCAGAGCAGGCCGGCAGCGCGCTCGAACTGCTGACCGGGGACGGGCTTCCACTGTGGGCGAACCTTGCGCACGACACGGACACGGTCACCGTCGTCGACTGCGGGCGGCTCGATCCGGGCTCCCACACTCACCGCATCCTCGCCCATGCCGATGTCGCGCTGCTGGTGGCGCGCCCGACCCTCGATGAATGCGATCGGCTCGCCAAGTCCATAGACGCTCTCGCCGTGCGCGCCGAGGCCACGGACACCGAGCTCGGCCTGGTCCTCGTCGGCCCCGGGTTCGAACGGGGTCAAGTCGAGGCGAGCATGCGCATGCGCGTGTGGGCCCAGCTGCCGCACGACCGCAAGGGCGCGGCGTGGCTAGGCGGGGTTACCGGCAAGCGCCGCCACCTCGCCTCGCTGGCGCTTCCCAAGGCCGCACGCGCACTCGGCGACGAACTCGCCGCACACCATGCCCTGGCCACCTTCGTTTCCGAACCCCATGCCCAGCCTGCCGAGAGCGCGCACGGGGCTCAATATCCTGTCAGGAACGCAGCATGAACCAGATCACTGATCCGGTGGGCGTAAGCCCGCTGGAGGCGCAGGTGGTCGCCGGGCTGCGCACGACGGTCGGCGAGCGGCTGGCCGCGTGGGCCGGGGACGAAGCGTATTCGGCGCGCGAGCGTGAGCAGCGCGGGCGAGAGCTGATCAACGCAGCGCTGGCCGAGCGCACCGCGGCGGCGATCAGCAGCGGAGGGCGGGTGCTCAACTCCGCCGCCGAACAGCGCGTGGCCAAGGCCGTCTTCGATGCCTTGTTCGGGCTCGGCGGATTCCAGGAACTGCTGGAGGATCCAGACGTCGAGAACATCTACGCGAACGGCTGCGACATCGTGTTCGTCGACACCGTGCGCGAGAAGGGCAAGCGGGTCGGGCCGGTCGCTTCCTCCGATGAGGAACTGATCGAGATGATCCGGATGCTCGCCGCCCGCGCCGGCACCGAGGAGCGCCGGTTCGACCGCGGCTCCCCGCACCTGAACCTCGCCCTCAAGGACGGCTCGCGGCTCTTCGCCGTGATGGGCATCTCCGAGCGCCCCTCGGTCTCGATCCGCCGCCACCGCTATACCAGCGTGCCGCTGAAGGAACTGGTCAGGCTCGGGACGCTTTCTGCGGAGCTGTCCGACCAGCTTGGCGCCGCTGTGCGCGCCAGGTTGAACATCGTGATCGCGGGCGGCACGAACTCCGGCAAGACGACGCTGATGGACGCACTCTGCGGTGAGATCCCCGCGCACGAGCGGCTGGTCACCGTCGAGGACACCTTCGAGATCGGCCTGCACAAGAACCCGCAGGCACATCCGAATGTCGTGCCCTTGCAATCGCGGGAGGCCAACTTGGAAGGGGTCGGGGAAATCAGCCAGGCCGCGTGCGTGCGGATGGGGCTGCGTATGTCCCCGGACCGGGTGATCGTCGGCGAGGTGCGCGGCGATGAGGTCTTGCCGATGCTCAACGCGATGTCCCAGGGCAACGACGGGTCGATGACCACTGTCCACGCCAATTCCACCGCGGGCGTCTTTCAGCGCTTCCAGGCCTACGCGGCCCAGGCGCCGGAGAAACTCGGCCTGGAGGCGACCAACCTGCTGGTGGCCGGGGCCGTGAACGTGATCGTGCACCTGGCCAAGGACAAGGACGGAGCCCGGTTCATCACCGGGGTTCGCGAAGTTACCGGCACCGACGGCGCGCAGGTCACCAGCAACGAGGTCTACCGGCCGGGTCCGGACGGGCGCGCCGCGTACGCCTATGGCTGGCGCGCCGAAACGGTCGAGCGGCTCATCGACGCTGGGGCCGACCCGGCCTCATTCCAGCGGGGGTGGTCCGCGTGACGCCATCCATGATCGTCCTGATCGTCGCCGGGCTCGCGGTGGCAGCCGGTCTGCTGCTGATGCTGCGTGCCGTCGGCGACGTGATTGACGCCGCCGGCCAGGGCGAGGGTCCGAGCCGCGCTGAGGTGCTCGCTGTGAGGCTGCACGATCCGCTGTGGTGGAGGCGCGCTGGCATCGCGCTGGGTGCCGGAGTGCTTGCGGGGCTGTTCACCGGCTGGCCGGTCGCAGCACTCCTGGCTGCGGCGGGAGCCTGGTTCCTGCCGGCCCTGATTGGGCGCGATACCGGTGCGAAGACGCAGATCGCGCGGATCGAGGCGATTGCGACGTGGGCTGAGATGATGCGCGACACCCTCGCGGCCGCAGCCGGCCTGGAACAGACGATCCTGGCGACCGCGGTCGCGGCCCCGGCACCGATCCGGCACGAGGTCGCCGCCCTGGCCGATGAGATCGGGCGCGGCGCGCGACTGGATGTGGCTCTCGCCCGTTTCCAGCGCGAGCTGGCCGACCCGAACGCGGACGTCATCGTCGTCTCGCTGATCCAGGCGTCCCGGCAGCAGGCCGGCAACCTCGCCGAGATGCTCGGCGAGATGGCGGCGGCTACTCGCGCCCAGGCCGGACTGCACATGCGCGAGACGGCCGACCGCGCCCGCACCCGCACGAGTGTGCGCATCATCATCGGCACGGTCGCGGCCTTCGCGATCGGGCTTATCCTGCTCAACCGGTCCTACCTCAGCCCCTACAGTACGCCCACCGGGCAGTTGGTGCTGCTGATGGTCGCAGGGTGTTTCGGCACCGCGACGATGTGGCTGGCGAAGATCTCCCGCGGCAAGCCTCCTGCGCGGTTCTTCACCCGCGTCGAGACCCAGCCCGAGACCGAACGCAGGGGTCTGTCATGACCGTGTATCTGATGCTGTGCGGGGCCGGGTTCGGCCTGGGATTCGCCCTGATCCTGCGCTGGGCGTTTCCCCCGTCCCCGACACTGGCCGACGCGCTCGACGCACTCAACCGGCCGCCGGCGGCCCCGGCGATCCTCACCGCCGACACCGGCGGCTGGGCCACCCGGCTCGGGGCGCCGTTGGCCGGCCCGCTGGCCGCGGCGAACCTGCCCGGCGTGAAGGTCGCCAAGGACCTCGTCGTCCTCGAGCGCGCTCCGCAGCGCCACCTCGCCGAGAAGGCGGTGCTCGCCCTGTTCGGGCTGTTGCTCGCCCCGCTCGTGTGGAGCGTGCTCGCGCTGCTCGGCACCCACCTGCCGTGGGTGCTGCCGGTCTGGGGCGCACTCGGGCTCGCCGCAGCCGGGTTCTACCTGCCCGACCTGGCCGTCAAGTCCGAGGCACAGGCGCGCAGGGAAGAGTTCCGCCACGCCCTGACGGCGTATCTCGACATGGTGACGATCTCGCTGTCCGGCGGTGCTGGAGTGGAGGCGGCACTGGCCGAAGCCGCCCGCACCGGCGAGGGCTGGTCCTTCTCCGCCATCCGCCGTGCGCTGTCCGCCGCGCGCCTCTCGCGGACCGCTCCCTGGACCACGCTGGGTCAGCTCGGCGAGGAACTGGACGTGCCCATCCTTCAGGAGATCGCGGCGACGATGGCGCTGGCCGGGTCCGAAGGCGCGAAGGTCCGCGCGTCGCTCGCCTCCAAAGCCCAGGGCCTGCGTGCGCAGGCCCTCGCCGACGCCGACGCCGCGAGCCAGCAGGCCACCGAACGCATGAGCCTCCCAGTGATCTGCATGTTCGCCGGGTTCATGCTCTTCATCGCCTACCCCGCCATGAGCCACGCCATGTCCGCACTCTGACATCGCGCCACCTGCTTCCCCCGGGCCGACGCCCGGGAGGGACCCCCGACGCACCCGCCGACGGGCCGCACCACGAGAGAGGCACCATCCCATGATCCCTGAAATCAAGCCGCTGGCCTTCATGCTGTCGCTGCTAAAGGACCGCTTCGCGGCCCTGCGCGAGGACAAGGAGGCCGGAGGCATCGTCGAATACGTCGTCATCGTCGGCCTGATGGCCGCAGCCGCCATCACCATCGTCACGATCATCGTCAACAAGGCCACGAACACGGCCAACAACATCAACATGGGCAGCTAAAACCTTGCTCACACGCGTCGTAGCGCGGGGCCCGGCTGTAGAGATCCACTGAACATATCCACTCGACGGCCTACATGTCCACCGCGTGGCCAATCCACGCTCTCTGCTCGGCTTGTTGTCCACCAGGGCGCTCTGACCTGGAATTAGGCGGCTCGCGAACGGAGATTCCATGCGACCAAGCACGACGAGTTGGACACGAACAGAGCTCTCGGAGGCCCGCCATCCCTCAGCGAATGGACAACTTCGCCCGTGCACGAGAGGACAAGTCCAGTGGAAACCTACACCGGCCGGAAACCCCTGCCTGCAGCCGTCCCCGAACCACCGGGCCCCGCACCCGCGCACGACGCACCCATCGAAGCCCCCTAAGAACGACCGAAAGGAGCGCGCCTTGGCACGCCCGCTGCCCACCCGCGACACAGTGCGTACCGCGCTGGCCGTGCGGCTACGCGCGCTTGGACGCGAACGCGGCTCAGCCACCATCGAGCTCGTGATCGCCACCCCGGCCCTGATCCTGCTGCTGCTGTTCGTCGTGCAGTTCGGACTGATCTGGTCCGCCCAGCAGGCCGCGCAGACCGCCGCGTCCACCGCGGTCAACACCGCCCGCGCCCAGGGCGGGAACGCGAGCCTGGGCCAAACTCAGGGCACAGCGACTCTGCAGCAGATCGCCGGCAAGCAGCTGCCCGACGCGGCCATCACGGTCACCTACTCCGCTACCACCACCACCGTCGTGGTCACCGGCCACCCCCAATCGCTCATCCCCGGCTGGCACCCCCAGGTGACCGCACACGTCAGCGCCCCGATCGAAACCCTCACCCAGCCATGACCCGCCCCGACACCACGCCCACGCCACGGCGCCACGCCAATACGGCCCGCACGGTGCGCGCACGCGTCAGGCGCCTGCGACGCGAGTCTGAGCGCGGGAGCGTGACCGTGGAACTCGTCCTGGTCATACCGATCTTCGTCGTGCTGCTGCTGATCATCGTGGCGCTCGGACGCGCCTCGACCGCGAGCATCCAGGTCCAAGACGCAGCCCACGCCGCAGCCCGCGCCGCCACCCTGGCCACCACCCCTGCGGCCGCCGAACAAGCTGCCGAACAGGCGGCGTCCCAGGCCCTGGCCTCGACCGGTACGACCTGCCGATCCGTGAACGTCTCCGCCGACGTCGGAGCCCTTACCCCCGGCTCGATGGTGCGCGTGACCGTCTCGTGCGCGGTGAACTACCAGGATCTCTCGGGCATTGCTCTGCCGGGAGCACGCACGATCTCCGCGACCTCCTCCAGCATTGTCGACCTCTACGGCACGACCGGGACAGGGTGAGATCATGAAACCCCTGATAAATCGTTCAGTCCGGCGGCTGCGCCAGCGCGCCAGCGCGACCGGCACGGAGCAGGACGGATTCGTCACCGCGTTCACCGTCATCATGGTCCTCGCCCTGTTCGTGCTGGCCGGCCTCGTATTCGACGGAGGACGGGCCCTGTCCGGGCGCGTGACCGCCCTCGACGAAGCCCAGGAAGCCGCACGCGTCGGCGCCCAGCAGATCGACCTCGGCGTCTTCCGCGCCACCGGCAACGCCGTCCTCAACGACACCGCCGCGATCCAAGCCGCCGAGAACTACCTCGCCGCCACCGGCGACACCGGCACCGCCAACGTCAACGGCAACGTCGTGACCGTCACCGTCACCCACATCCAGCCCACCGAGATTCTCTCCGCGATCGGCATCGGCACCTTCACCGAACACGCCACCGCCAACGCCACCGCCGAACAGGGCACCTGACACCCAGCCGACTCCCTGCCGGAACCCCGAGCACCTAAGGCCCTTCTTATGAGCGCACCCGCCCCCGCACGTCTGCTGGCCCGCGCCGCCCACACCGCGGCACTGACGGCACGCGCCCTGCTCGCCGCCGCCCTCGCGGTCTTCCTGCTCGCCGGCCTGCCCTACGGCCTGATCCGATACATCGGCTGGCCACTCCCGCACCACCTGACCTCGCTCACACAGCTGGGCAAGGACGTTACCGGACCCGTCCTGGGCGACCAGATCTACCTCGACGCCATCGCGATCGTCATCTGGCTGCTCTGGCTCCTGATCACCGTCTCGTTCGCCGCCGAAACGATCGCACTACTGCGCGGCGTCGAGATAAGGCCCATCCCCGGACTGCGCCCCACCCAGGCCCTGGCCGTGATCCTGCTCACCGCCATCGGCATCACCGCCCTGATGGCCCGCACCGCCGCCCCCGCCCACGCCGCCACCACCGACCAGGTCCCAGCCCGCGCATCAGCAGCCACCGCGCCCCTCACCCCCGCCGAGCGCACCGATATCGTCGCCTCGACGAAGACCACCGCCGATACGACCGGCACGTCACTCACCCACCCAGCCGAAGCCGCCCACACCGTCGTGGCCGGAGACAATCTCTACGCCATCGCCGAAGCCGACTACGGCAACGGCAAGGACTGGAAGAAGCTCTACGTCCTCAACGCCGGCCACGCCCAGAGCGACGGAGAGGAACTCACCAACCCCGACCTGATCAAACCCGGCTGGATACTCGAGACCACCGATACCGCCACCGCGCCGACCACCTCATCGACACCCCGCCCGTCTCATTCCGCCCCCGACACCGGCCATACCGCGGCGCCCAACACTCCCGCATCCGCCCCAACCCCGTCAGCTAGTCCAGCACGCGACACACCCACTTCGTCCGGCGCGGACACGCGCGCCACCCCTGACCCGTCCAGCACTGCCAGCACCCCGGCTCTGGAGCGTACTCACGCTGTATCCGTGCCCGAACAGCACCGACCCGCGCCGTCCACGTCGGCGGGCCCACACTGGACCGAACTGGCCGAAGGCGGAGCGCTCGCGGCCAGTGTGCTGGCCGCCCTCACCCTCGCCCTCGCCCGAGCCCGCCGACGCCGCCGCTGGCACGGCACCTGCTACTGGCCCACCCCCGGCCAACACCAGCCCGAACCGCTCACCGTGCCCGTCCCGCTGCGACCCGCATCACGATCAATCCCGGCGGCGCAGGACGATGCGACGGAGCTGGACGAGTTCGGAGCCCCGACCGGCCCAGGGTTCGCAACGGATCAGCAGCCGGACCCCACGATCCTTGATTCCGCTGCACCCGAGAACGCACCGACCTCATGCGCACCCGCCGAGGCGGACGAGGATCGCGACCCGCGGCAGGTCGAGACCGGGCCGGCGACCCTCGCCGTGGCGGCGGTCGACGGACGCATCCTTGCTCTACAGGACTTTGCACCCGCCCTCGCCCTCAACGGCCCCGGCGCGCTCGGCGCCGCACGCGCCATAGCCGCCGCTGTCCTGTCCGCCGCTGAACTCCGCCACGACGGAGCGCGTCTACTCATCTCCGGCACCGACGCCGCCCTGCTGCTCGACGTCGCCGGAAACGACCTTCCCGCCAAGCTGACGGCCATATCAGACCTCGAATTGTTCGACGACGGCCACAGCGCCCTCGCCCAACTCGAGCAGTACACCGCCTACCGCACCCGGATGCTTGAGGAACATGAGGCTGATACCCTCGAGCAGCTTCCTGACGAGGACGACTTCCCGCCCGTCGTCCTGATCGCCGTAGCCCGCCCCGAGACCGCCAGGCGCGTGAGTGCCACTGTCCAGGCCGGAGCCGGGCTACGCGTGCACGCGGTACTCCTCGGCGAACACCCGTCCGCACAGGCCTGGCACGTGGACACCCACGGCCACCTGACCGGCCCGGACACAACGACGCGGGCGAGGACCTTCCAGCTGTCCGCTGCCGCGCTGTCCGCCGCGCTCGAGCTGCTCGCCGAGGCGACCGGCGACGCATCGGCCGAACAGGGCCTGCCCATCGCCCCCGACCCGCTCGGCGAACTCGCCATCCCAGAACCCGATCCCGGGCCCGCCGAACCCTCACCCGACGAGATCACCGAGCCGGCAGCTGACTCCGACGAGACTGCTGCGGACAACCCGGAA
This genomic window from Actinospica robiniae DSM 44927 contains:
- a CDS encoding SAF domain-containing protein, with amino-acid sequence MLTLAGAGAFAVAYTHLGGRTSVIELRSAVIAGQVISVSDLRSVQVAADSSVPLIPVADAAKVIGHRAGVSLPAGTLLSEADLGGTSVPAAGQALVALEVKPGSYPSQVAPGASVAVAPVTAAGQSASPVEVASLPTATVLSITPASNSSGDVEVSLQASPSAAGQIAPIPADGAQLIVLAAGDQ
- a CDS encoding CpaF family protein, producing MNQITDPVGVSPLEAQVVAGLRTTVGERLAAWAGDEAYSAREREQRGRELINAALAERTAAAISSGGRVLNSAAEQRVAKAVFDALFGLGGFQELLEDPDVENIYANGCDIVFVDTVREKGKRVGPVASSDEELIEMIRMLAARAGTEERRFDRGSPHLNLALKDGSRLFAVMGISERPSVSIRRHRYTSVPLKELVRLGTLSAELSDQLGAAVRARLNIVIAGGTNSGKTTLMDALCGEIPAHERLVTVEDTFEIGLHKNPQAHPNVVPLQSREANLEGVGEISQAACVRMGLRMSPDRVIVGEVRGDEVLPMLNAMSQGNDGSMTTVHANSTAGVFQRFQAYAAQAPEKLGLEATNLLVAGAVNVIVHLAKDKDGARFITGVREVTGTDGAQVTSNEVYRPGPDGRAAYAYGWRAETVERLIDAGADPASFQRGWSA
- a CDS encoding type II secretion system F family protein is translated as MTPSMIVLIVAGLAVAAGLLLMLRAVGDVIDAAGQGEGPSRAEVLAVRLHDPLWWRRAGIALGAGVLAGLFTGWPVAALLAAAGAWFLPALIGRDTGAKTQIARIEAIATWAEMMRDTLAAAAGLEQTILATAVAAPAPIRHEVAALADEIGRGARLDVALARFQRELADPNADVIVVSLIQASRQQAGNLAEMLGEMAAATRAQAGLHMRETADRARTRTSVRIIIGTVAAFAIGLILLNRSYLSPYSTPTGQLVLLMVAGCFGTATMWLAKISRGKPPARFFTRVETQPETERRGLS
- a CDS encoding type II secretion system F family protein gives rise to the protein MTVYLMLCGAGFGLGFALILRWAFPPSPTLADALDALNRPPAAPAILTADTGGWATRLGAPLAGPLAAANLPGVKVAKDLVVLERAPQRHLAEKAVLALFGLLLAPLVWSVLALLGTHLPWVLPVWGALGLAAAGFYLPDLAVKSEAQARREEFRHALTAYLDMVTISLSGGAGVEAALAEAARTGEGWSFSAIRRALSAARLSRTAPWTTLGQLGEELDVPILQEIAATMALAGSEGAKVRASLASKAQGLRAQALADADAASQQATERMSLPVICMFAGFMLFIAYPAMSHAMSAL
- a CDS encoding TadE/TadG family type IV pilus assembly protein is translated as MARPLPTRDTVRTALAVRLRALGRERGSATIELVIATPALILLLLFVVQFGLIWSAQQAAQTAASTAVNTARAQGGNASLGQTQGTATLQQIAGKQLPDAAITVTYSATTTTVVVTGHPQSLIPGWHPQVTAHVSAPIETLTQP
- a CDS encoding TadE/TadG family type IV pilus assembly protein, which encodes MELVLVIPIFVVLLLIIVALGRASTASIQVQDAAHAAARAATLATTPAAAEQAAEQAASQALASTGTTCRSVNVSADVGALTPGSMVRVTVSCAVNYQDLSGIALPGARTISATSSSIVDLYGTTGTG
- a CDS encoding pilus assembly protein TadG-related protein yields the protein MKPLINRSVRRLRQRASATGTEQDGFVTAFTVIMVLALFVLAGLVFDGGRALSGRVTALDEAQEAARVGAQQIDLGVFRATGNAVLNDTAAIQAAENYLAATGDTGTANVNGNVVTVTVTHIQPTEILSAIGIGTFTEHATANATAEQGT
- a CDS encoding BTAD domain-containing putative transcriptional regulator, which translates into the protein MSAPAPARLLARAAHTAALTARALLAAALAVFLLAGLPYGLIRYIGWPLPHHLTSLTQLGKDVTGPVLGDQIYLDAIAIVIWLLWLLITVSFAAETIALLRGVEIRPIPGLRPTQALAVILLTAIGITALMARTAAPAHAATTDQVPARASAATAPLTPAERTDIVASTKTTADTTGTSLTHPAEAAHTVVAGDNLYAIAEADYGNGKDWKKLYVLNAGHAQSDGEELTNPDLIKPGWILETTDTATAPTTSSTPRPSHSAPDTGHTAAPNTPASAPTPSASPARDTPTSSGADTRATPDPSSTASTPALERTHAVSVPEQHRPAPSTSAGPHWTELAEGGALAASVLAALTLALARARRRRRWHGTCYWPTPGQHQPEPLTVPVPLRPASRSIPAAQDDATELDEFGAPTGPGFATDQQPDPTILDSAAPENAPTSCAPAEADEDRDPRQVETGPATLAVAAVDGRILALQDFAPALALNGPGALGAARAIAAAVLSAAELRHDGARLLISGTDAALLLDVAGNDLPAKLTAISDLELFDDGHSALAQLEQYTAYRTRMLEEHEADTLEQLPDEDDFPPVVLIAVARPETARRVSATVQAGAGLRVHAVLLGEHPSAQAWHVDTHGHLTGPDTTTRARTFQLSAAALSAALELLAEATGDASAEQGLPIAPDPLGELAIPEPDPGPAEPSPDEITEPAADSDETAADNPESAPVPETDSEVGTPTENTHAEAHGMAVIHPVRILAPDAQPASEEPARTSDAGSRCAETGPLLLVAAESPDPIKQIIDDYAAHPVRIKVLGVRAITTPTGTVDARLRSDAWRAATKLAVAGRYGQHLDDLAVLWPDHDDQALRVTVKNAVYDLRKTLRQRCGDPAGNPGRYITQANHRYIFNDQTVAVDLAAFTALRTLAARTRDVGERTAAARAALDLYDGDLLAGEDEEWMIAPRTKARRDALATATLLAQLADHAEDREAALGWWERALDIDDNEEVYRQIITTQLSLGHHADALATCDLLTSRLNADELAPAPETLALIARARGRRTTPSHTAPTPLRGYSFDNKHHAGTVRVPQRQAPSDSGAKSRRGRTAAMSDQAD